The following are encoded in a window of Oreochromis aureus strain Israel breed Guangdong linkage group 10, ZZ_aureus, whole genome shotgun sequence genomic DNA:
- the LOC116335833 gene encoding uncharacterized protein LOC116335833 isoform X2, which yields MSHPLYNLYASGKQSSAQGRYGQSSMQAERDSHKTSPHLGPGSSFSSSGLSSATPAKSGGTIPSRLTMPMSCRPEGSKTSMEEDIKRSKPVGSAESTSETAVNILMQFGLEKEDLEHPISYSEDQITPDNLPFTLEVTRNIPVLAQMQDYTATSPRVFPHTCSLCNKECNQMKDWVSHQNTSRHIENCKLLRKQYPEWNGEIASPLGASGAKPSPSTSAETSQKKTRHESRSRSCSPRSHRDSERSSDRRSRRSRSRSHRDSERRRNRRSSRSRSRSPRRRRDLEHRRNSHSCSQSRSPRRERHRSQSRSLYRSRQNRRSRSHSDSSWYDRPSSSRYRSRSRCRERRSSPRRRDEKRSSPRRSWERRSSTERSSPRRKKSSSSKILAKKLPETSALQSLSKQSDLETVVKTLAPALLAQLVKMKSSPSTSSSSSSRSASPETTKGTPSTEKTKAGKSSPPTMVRLQGTEAAVAPKNTAKATEAVEPIKGAAVDDSVTAEKISKDQPVAVTHPTFWERIQEQLSPERIRCLKTVKLPNLKLVLLDYKVLLISNLPEYHDGCYAEEDIAGLLTRHRFEYYDDTIYVIPQARMAFALMPTAVAAKNIVLASEKHDFILNGSKLRLQVEKGNILMTPLEFYKSLMKRLCYQVTDNGARIIYIRNISPGESRDLREALKKMDCVRNYLPLLNKVFIEFQSLRDADRLGVWYSLLKRATGHKLSRLKIPHSGCTSLPPRLPDKALPDSEVAVDGATVPTEDITVPQRSTSPYWITMTTSPFVFPTVSPWFTIPEYLTVSEPDDIEKAQSQGSTFSTIMLTGLPEGNYRQEDVTKLVWRYFPDQTVQTLYYNIIVLSLQRRAFVFFNSWDACCDFARDYLKNPVTVGEWTLRIHIVLQDMLPGSSEESMYRSMMKWSNTHVPESEALEDRLLSVEVSEVNVDLLMMIMEAVASIAAFVRFLPLANRICIEMAEPGGLTQVMESNVTKDYLSSWSKAGRIESLKSLKQRLQDSGENKVHLKMKTKKTAESTDAVTKGDCQAESQRTEEEAVTQPDAAAAPAGQQPEPKCPDDETQEGEEKDGWSMADIKVVGKRRRELVGPEAKRSRAQSPCVVADFRLPQFNPNSPIGQEFVVPKSGFFCNICSVFCLNEKTAKELHCCSQKHYDNLQKYYEERRQRATKTLSHTSPGSVSD from the exons ATGTCCCATCCCTTATATAACCTCTATGCCTCTGGGAAACAAAGTTCAGCCCAGGGGCGCTATGGACAGTCGAGTATGCAGGCAGAGAGAGACTCTCATAAGACATCTCCTCATCTTGGGCCTGGGTCCAGCTTTAGCTCTTCTGGACTTTCATCTGCGACTCCTGCAAAATCTGGAGGAACAATCCCATCACGGCTAACTATGCCAATGAGCTGCAGGCCAGAAGGGAGTAAGACTTCAATGGAAGAGGACATAAAGAGGTCCAAACCTGTGGGCTCTGCAGAGTCTACTTCAGAAACAGCTGTGAACATCCTTATGCAATTTGGACTTGAAAAAGAGGACCTGGAACATCCGATCTCATACTCTGAAGATCAGATCACTCCTGACAATCTGCCTTTTACCTTAGAAGTGACAAGGAATATCCCAGTGCTGGCCCAGATGCAAGACTACACTGCCACTTCACCTAGGGTCTTTCCGCATACCTGCTCTCTGTGTAACAAGGAATGTAATCAGATGAAG GATTGGGTCTCCCACCAGAATACCAGCCGTCACATCGAGAACTGCAAACTTCTGCGAAAGCA ATACCCAGAGTGGAACGGTGAAATAGCATCACCGCTAGG TGCGTCAGGTGCCAAGCCCTCTCCCTCAACTTCTGCTGAGACTTCCCAGAAGAAAACCAGACATGAGAGTCGTTCCCGTTCCTGCAGCCCCCGCAGTCATCGTGACTCAGAGCGTAGCAGCGACAGGCGAAGTAGGCGTTCCCGCTCCCGCAGCCATCGTGACTCGGAGCGAAGAAGAAATAGACGAAGTAG CCGTTCCCGCTCTCGCAGCCCACGTCGCCGCCGTGACTTGGAGCATAGGAGGAACAGTCATTCCTGTTCTCAATCACGCAGCCCCCGAAGGGAGAGACACAGAAGCCAATCACGATCTCTGTACAGGTCCAGACAGAATCGCAG GTCCCGGTCTCATTCTGACTCCTCATGGTATGACCGTCCTTCCTCTTCACGATATCGATCACGCTCAAGGTGCCGCGAGAGACGATCCTCACCGAGAAGAAGAGATGAGAAACGTTCATCACCGAGGAGAAGCTGGGAGAGGCGATCGTCGACTGAGAGGTCATCTCCTAGGCGAAAGAAGTCGAGCAGCTCAAAGATCTTGGCAAAGAAACTGCCGGAAACATCAG CTCTCCAGTCCTTATCAAAACAGTCTGACCTGGAGACTGTCGTCAAAACTTTGGCTCCTGCCCTGCTGGCTCAGCTAGTCAAGATGAAGTCGTCCccatcaacatcatcatcatcttcctcaCGTTCTGCATCTCCAGAAACAACTAAAGGGACGCCTAGCACAGAGAAGACAAAG GCTGGTAAATCTTCCCCTCCGACCATGGTGAGGCTACAAGGGACT gaAGCTGCGGTGGCACCTAAAAATACAGCCAAGGCTACGGAGGCTGTTGAACCAATTAAAGGTGCTGCAGTTGACG ACTCTGTGACTGCAGAGAAGATCTCAAAGGATCAGCCGGTCGCTGTTACCCACCCAACATTTTGGGAGCGGATACAAGAGCAACTGAGTCCAGAAAGAATCC GTTGTCTCAAGACAGTCAAACTTCCCAATTTAAag CTTGTTTTGCTTGATTACAAGGTGCTGTTAATAAGCAACCTGCCAGAGTATCACGATGGCTGTTACGCAGAGGAGGACATCGCCGGTCTGCTCACTCGACACAGATTTGAATATTACGACGACACGATCTACGTTATACCACAGGCACGCATG gcTTTTGCCCTCATGCCGACAGCAGTGGCAGCTAAAAACATCGTGCTAGCatcagaaaaacatgattttattcTCAACGGGTCTAAACTTCGACTGCAGGTTGAGAAGGGCAACATTTTAATGACGCCG cttgAGTTTTATAAGTCTCTGATGAAACGGCTATGCTAT CAAGTGACTGACAATGGAGCACGAATAATCTACATCAGGAACATCTCGCCAGGCGAGTCCCGGGATCTCAGAGAAGCTTTGAAAAAAATGGATTGTGTAAGAAACTACCTGCCTCTACTCAACAAG gtgtttATCGAATTTCAGTCTCTTCGTGATGCTGATCGCCTTGGCGTTTGGTACAGCCTTCTAAAACGGGCCACCGGCCACAAATTGTCAAGGCTGAAAATACCACACAGTGGATGTACCTCACTGC CACCAAGATTGCCAGACAAGGCTTTGCCAGACAGCGAGGTTGCTGTTGATGGTGCAACTGTCCCAACAGAAGATATTACCGTCCCACAACGCAGCACTTCACCATATTGGATCACAATGACAACTAGTCCCTTTGTGTTCCCCACTGTCTCTCCTTGGTTCACAATCCCAG AGTATTTAACTGTCAGTGAACCTGATGACATTGAG AAAGCCCAATCTCAAGGTTCTACGTTCTCCACGATCATGTTGACCGGTTTGCCAGAAGGAAACTACAGACAGGAGGATGTCACCAAGCTGGTGTGGCGTTACTTCCCTGATCAGACGGTTCAGACTCTGTACTACAACATAATCGTTTTATCACTGCAGAGGAGG gcctttgtgttttttaacagcTGGGATGCGTGCTGCGATTTCGCCAGAGATTACCTCAAAAATCCAGTTACTGTTGGAGAGTGGACGCTCAGAATCCACATTGTTTTACAAGACATGCTTCCTGGTTCAAGTGAG GAGAGCATGTATAGAAGCATGATGAAATGGAGCAACACT CATGTTCCAGAGTCTGAGGCTCTGGAGGACCGGCTGCTGAGTGTGGAGGTCTCCGAGGTGAATGTGGACCTTCTCATGATGATCATGGAAGCGGTGGCGTCCATTGCTGCTTTTGTCAGATTCTTGCCGCTTGCCAACAGG ATATGCATTGAGATGGCCGAACCTGGTGGATTAACACAGGTGATGGAGAGCAATGTCACCAAGGACTATTTATCTTCTTG GAGTAAAGCTGGACGTATTGAGTC tttgaaGAGCCTGAAACAGCGTCTGCAAGACTCTGGTGAGAACAAAGTTCACCTCAAAATGAAAACCAAGAAGACCGCAGAATCGACTGATGCAGTGACCAAAGGTGACTGCCAGGCGGAGAGCCAGAGGaccgaggaggaagcagtgACCCAGCCCGATGCTGCAGCCGCCCCTGCTGGACAGCAGCCAGAGCCCAAGTGTCCTGATGACGAGacacaggagggagaggagaaggATGGATGGAGCATGGCCGACATTAAAG ttgtgGGTAAACGCAGGAGGGAGCTTGTCGGACCTGAGGCAAAGCGATCTCGCGCTCAGTCTCCGTGTGTTGTAGCAGATTTCAGACTGCCTCAGTTCAACCCTAACAGCCCCATcg GTCAGGAGTTTGTGGTCCCTAAATCAGGATTTTTCTGTAACATCTGCTCTGTTTTCTGCCTGAATGAGAAGACCGCCAAGGAACTCCACTGCTGCAGCCAGAAACACTACGACAACCTGCAG aaGTATTATGAGGAACGTCGACAAAGAGCTACAAAAACTTTGTCTCACACGTCTCCAGGCTCCGTTTCTGACTGA
- the LOC120442281 gene encoding filamin-A-like produces the protein MLRSHSLLMLQATDRPMGMIWLDVASLRPFDLVIPFTIQKGEVTGEVRMASGKVAKLDITDNNDGTVADKYAPTEAGLHEMDIKYDGTHIPGSPLQFYMDCMNGAYGPGLIHDPSGDVPRLHAWKHSARNPLLSCRYSTGHRRA, from the exons ATGTTAAGAAGCCACAGCCTTCTGATGTTACAG GCAACAGACCGACCAATGGGAATGATCTGGCTGGATGTGGCAAGTCTGAGACCATTTGACCTGGTGATTCCATTCACCATCCAGAAAGGAGAGGTCACAG GTGAGGTCCGAATGGCATCAGGCAAAGTTGCTAAGCTTGACATCACAGACAACAACGATGGCACAGTTGCTGACAAGTACGCTCCCACAGAGGCCGGTCTGCATGAGATGGATATCAAGTACGATGGCACCCACATCCCAG GAAGTCCCTTGCAGTTCTACATGGATTGCATGAACGGTGCCTATGGCCCTGGCCTTATCCACGATCCATCTGGAGATGTTCCAAGACTACATGCCTGGAAACATTCTGCCCGAAACCCACTGCTCAGCTGCAGATATTCCACTGGACATAGGAGAGCTTGA
- the LOC116335833 gene encoding uncharacterized protein LOC116335833 isoform X1, with the protein MSHPLYNLYASGKQSSAQGRYGQSSMQAERDSHKTSPHLGPGSSFSSSGLSSATPAKSGGTIPSRLTMPMSCRPEGSKTSMEEDIKRSKPVGSAESTSETAVNILMQFGLEKEDLEHPISYSEDQITPDNLPFTLEVTRNIPVLAQMQDYTATSPRVFPHTCSLCNKECNQMKDWVSHQNTSRHIENCKLLRKQYPEWNGEIASPLGASGAKPSPSTSAETSQKKTRHESRSRSCSPRSHRDSERSSDRRSRRSRSRSHRDSERRRNRRSRRSRSRSHRDSERRRNRRSRRSRSRSHRDSERRRNRRSSRSRSRSPRRRRDLEHRRNSHSCSQSRSPRRERHRSQSRSLYRSRQNRRSRSHSDSSWYDRPSSSRYRSRSRCRERRSSPRRRDEKRSSPRRSWERRSSTERSSPRRKKSSSSKILAKKLPETSALQSLSKQSDLETVVKTLAPALLAQLVKMKSSPSTSSSSSSRSASPETTKGTPSTEKTKAGKSSPPTMVRLQGTEAAVAPKNTAKATEAVEPIKGAAVDDSVTAEKISKDQPVAVTHPTFWERIQEQLSPERIRCLKTVKLPNLKLVLLDYKVLLISNLPEYHDGCYAEEDIAGLLTRHRFEYYDDTIYVIPQARMAFALMPTAVAAKNIVLASEKHDFILNGSKLRLQVEKGNILMTPLEFYKSLMKRLCYQVTDNGARIIYIRNISPGESRDLREALKKMDCVRNYLPLLNKVFIEFQSLRDADRLGVWYSLLKRATGHKLSRLKIPHSGCTSLPPRLPDKALPDSEVAVDGATVPTEDITVPQRSTSPYWITMTTSPFVFPTVSPWFTIPEYLTVSEPDDIEKAQSQGSTFSTIMLTGLPEGNYRQEDVTKLVWRYFPDQTVQTLYYNIIVLSLQRRAFVFFNSWDACCDFARDYLKNPVTVGEWTLRIHIVLQDMLPGSSEESMYRSMMKWSNTHVPESEALEDRLLSVEVSEVNVDLLMMIMEAVASIAAFVRFLPLANRICIEMAEPGGLTQVMESNVTKDYLSSWSKAGRIESLKSLKQRLQDSGENKVHLKMKTKKTAESTDAVTKGDCQAESQRTEEEAVTQPDAAAAPAGQQPEPKCPDDETQEGEEKDGWSMADIKVVGKRRRELVGPEAKRSRAQSPCVVADFRLPQFNPNSPIGQEFVVPKSGFFCNICSVFCLNEKTAKELHCCSQKHYDNLQKYYEERRQRATKTLSHTSPGSVSD; encoded by the exons ATGTCCCATCCCTTATATAACCTCTATGCCTCTGGGAAACAAAGTTCAGCCCAGGGGCGCTATGGACAGTCGAGTATGCAGGCAGAGAGAGACTCTCATAAGACATCTCCTCATCTTGGGCCTGGGTCCAGCTTTAGCTCTTCTGGACTTTCATCTGCGACTCCTGCAAAATCTGGAGGAACAATCCCATCACGGCTAACTATGCCAATGAGCTGCAGGCCAGAAGGGAGTAAGACTTCAATGGAAGAGGACATAAAGAGGTCCAAACCTGTGGGCTCTGCAGAGTCTACTTCAGAAACAGCTGTGAACATCCTTATGCAATTTGGACTTGAAAAAGAGGACCTGGAACATCCGATCTCATACTCTGAAGATCAGATCACTCCTGACAATCTGCCTTTTACCTTAGAAGTGACAAGGAATATCCCAGTGCTGGCCCAGATGCAAGACTACACTGCCACTTCACCTAGGGTCTTTCCGCATACCTGCTCTCTGTGTAACAAGGAATGTAATCAGATGAAG GATTGGGTCTCCCACCAGAATACCAGCCGTCACATCGAGAACTGCAAACTTCTGCGAAAGCA ATACCCAGAGTGGAACGGTGAAATAGCATCACCGCTAGG TGCGTCAGGTGCCAAGCCCTCTCCCTCAACTTCTGCTGAGACTTCCCAGAAGAAAACCAGACATGAGAGTCGTTCCCGTTCCTGCAGCCCCCGCAGTCATCGTGACTCAGAGCGTAGCAGCGACAGGCGAAGTAGGCGTTCCCGCTCCCGCAGCCATCGTGACTCGGAGCGAAGAAGAAATAGACGAAGTAGGCGTTCCCGCTCTCGCAGCCATCGTGACTCGGAGCGAAGAAGAAATAGACGAAGTAG GCGTTCCCGCTCCCGCAGCCATCGTGACTCGGAGCGAAGAAGAAATAGACGAAGTAGCCGTTCCCGCTCTCGCAGCCCACGTCGCCGCCGTGACTTGGAGCATAGGAGGAACAGTCATTCCTGTTCTCAATCACGCAGCCCCCGAAGGGAGAGACACAGAAGCCAATCACGATCTCTGTACAGGTCCAGACAGAATCGCAG GTCCCGGTCTCATTCTGACTCCTCATGGTATGACCGTCCTTCCTCTTCACGATATCGATCACGCTCAAGGTGCCGCGAGAGACGATCCTCACCGAGAAGAAGAGATGAGAAACGTTCATCACCGAGGAGAAGCTGGGAGAGGCGATCGTCGACTGAGAGGTCATCTCCTAGGCGAAAGAAGTCGAGCAGCTCAAAGATCTTGGCAAAGAAACTGCCGGAAACATCAG CTCTCCAGTCCTTATCAAAACAGTCTGACCTGGAGACTGTCGTCAAAACTTTGGCTCCTGCCCTGCTGGCTCAGCTAGTCAAGATGAAGTCGTCCccatcaacatcatcatcatcttcctcaCGTTCTGCATCTCCAGAAACAACTAAAGGGACGCCTAGCACAGAGAAGACAAAG GCTGGTAAATCTTCCCCTCCGACCATGGTGAGGCTACAAGGGACT gaAGCTGCGGTGGCACCTAAAAATACAGCCAAGGCTACGGAGGCTGTTGAACCAATTAAAGGTGCTGCAGTTGACG ACTCTGTGACTGCAGAGAAGATCTCAAAGGATCAGCCGGTCGCTGTTACCCACCCAACATTTTGGGAGCGGATACAAGAGCAACTGAGTCCAGAAAGAATCC GTTGTCTCAAGACAGTCAAACTTCCCAATTTAAag CTTGTTTTGCTTGATTACAAGGTGCTGTTAATAAGCAACCTGCCAGAGTATCACGATGGCTGTTACGCAGAGGAGGACATCGCCGGTCTGCTCACTCGACACAGATTTGAATATTACGACGACACGATCTACGTTATACCACAGGCACGCATG gcTTTTGCCCTCATGCCGACAGCAGTGGCAGCTAAAAACATCGTGCTAGCatcagaaaaacatgattttattcTCAACGGGTCTAAACTTCGACTGCAGGTTGAGAAGGGCAACATTTTAATGACGCCG cttgAGTTTTATAAGTCTCTGATGAAACGGCTATGCTAT CAAGTGACTGACAATGGAGCACGAATAATCTACATCAGGAACATCTCGCCAGGCGAGTCCCGGGATCTCAGAGAAGCTTTGAAAAAAATGGATTGTGTAAGAAACTACCTGCCTCTACTCAACAAG gtgtttATCGAATTTCAGTCTCTTCGTGATGCTGATCGCCTTGGCGTTTGGTACAGCCTTCTAAAACGGGCCACCGGCCACAAATTGTCAAGGCTGAAAATACCACACAGTGGATGTACCTCACTGC CACCAAGATTGCCAGACAAGGCTTTGCCAGACAGCGAGGTTGCTGTTGATGGTGCAACTGTCCCAACAGAAGATATTACCGTCCCACAACGCAGCACTTCACCATATTGGATCACAATGACAACTAGTCCCTTTGTGTTCCCCACTGTCTCTCCTTGGTTCACAATCCCAG AGTATTTAACTGTCAGTGAACCTGATGACATTGAG AAAGCCCAATCTCAAGGTTCTACGTTCTCCACGATCATGTTGACCGGTTTGCCAGAAGGAAACTACAGACAGGAGGATGTCACCAAGCTGGTGTGGCGTTACTTCCCTGATCAGACGGTTCAGACTCTGTACTACAACATAATCGTTTTATCACTGCAGAGGAGG gcctttgtgttttttaacagcTGGGATGCGTGCTGCGATTTCGCCAGAGATTACCTCAAAAATCCAGTTACTGTTGGAGAGTGGACGCTCAGAATCCACATTGTTTTACAAGACATGCTTCCTGGTTCAAGTGAG GAGAGCATGTATAGAAGCATGATGAAATGGAGCAACACT CATGTTCCAGAGTCTGAGGCTCTGGAGGACCGGCTGCTGAGTGTGGAGGTCTCCGAGGTGAATGTGGACCTTCTCATGATGATCATGGAAGCGGTGGCGTCCATTGCTGCTTTTGTCAGATTCTTGCCGCTTGCCAACAGG ATATGCATTGAGATGGCCGAACCTGGTGGATTAACACAGGTGATGGAGAGCAATGTCACCAAGGACTATTTATCTTCTTG GAGTAAAGCTGGACGTATTGAGTC tttgaaGAGCCTGAAACAGCGTCTGCAAGACTCTGGTGAGAACAAAGTTCACCTCAAAATGAAAACCAAGAAGACCGCAGAATCGACTGATGCAGTGACCAAAGGTGACTGCCAGGCGGAGAGCCAGAGGaccgaggaggaagcagtgACCCAGCCCGATGCTGCAGCCGCCCCTGCTGGACAGCAGCCAGAGCCCAAGTGTCCTGATGACGAGacacaggagggagaggagaaggATGGATGGAGCATGGCCGACATTAAAG ttgtgGGTAAACGCAGGAGGGAGCTTGTCGGACCTGAGGCAAAGCGATCTCGCGCTCAGTCTCCGTGTGTTGTAGCAGATTTCAGACTGCCTCAGTTCAACCCTAACAGCCCCATcg GTCAGGAGTTTGTGGTCCCTAAATCAGGATTTTTCTGTAACATCTGCTCTGTTTTCTGCCTGAATGAGAAGACCGCCAAGGAACTCCACTGCTGCAGCCAGAAACACTACGACAACCTGCAG aaGTATTATGAGGAACGTCGACAAAGAGCTACAAAAACTTTGTCTCACACGTCTCCAGGCTCCGTTTCTGACTGA